The Cyclopterus lumpus isolate fCycLum1 chromosome 12, fCycLum1.pri, whole genome shotgun sequence genome window below encodes:
- the LOC117740295 gene encoding bromodomain-containing protein 3-like isoform X2 translates to MSAEPDPSRFANPLPPAVTNPNGPVRRTNQLHYMQNVVIKSLWRHQFAWPFHQPVDAVALGLPDYHKIITSPMDLGTIKKRLENDYYCNAGDCMQDFNTMFTNCYIYNKPTDDIVLMALAVEKVFLQKVSQMPQREVESFPHAAKGKGKKSSTPEIGFPAATPTTQPSLSDTPSSSSTVPKPPSQTSTKKGLKRKLDGAADFATAAITGLRRESEDRGEDSPGQEPEQLQYCNNILKELLSKKCQAYAWPFYKPVDAEALQLHDYHHIIKYPMDLSTVKEKMDRGEYQDAQGFAADVRLIFSNCYKYNPPHHDVVTKAIQLQGVFEKRFAKMPDVPVELPSPAKSAAFRGDNLDKPDVADERDKPTRLAEVQEQLSAYCEVSALPPKKKNKKDKKEDGMHHQGHANYNSRASEVWDLGDETLQMTYDEKQQLSLDINRLPGLKLGRVVHIIQRREPSTRDPNANPNEIEIDFETLKPATLRELQQYVKSCLYKKFKKFQKKSSHAASHPVSCSTSSESAACTSSDSSSENSDS, encoded by the exons ATGTCCGCAGAGCCGGACCCATCGCGGTTTGCGAACCCGCTGCCTCCCGCGGTCACCAATCCTAACGGGCCAGTCCGGAGGACCAACCAGCTGCACTACATGCAGAATGTCGTGATCAAATCCCTGTGGCGGCACCAGTTCGCTTGGCCTTTCCACCAGCCGGTTGATGCAGTCGCTCTTGGGCTCCCA GATTATCATAAGATCATAACATCTCCCATGGACCTGGGAACCATCAAGAAACGACTGGAGAACGACTACTACTGTAATGCGGGCGACTGCATGCAGGACTTCAACACCATGTTCACCAACTGCTACATATACAACAAG CCCACAGACGACATTGTGCTGATGGCGCTCGCCGTGGAAAAGGTTTTCTTACAAAAAGTTTCCCAGATGCCGCAGAGGGAAGTGGAGAGTTTTCCCCACGCCGCCAAAGGGAAGGGCAAAAAAAGTAGCACCCCAG AAATTGGGTTTCCTGCTGCGACGCCCACAACTCAGCCGAGCCTCAGCGACACGCCCTCCAGCTCATCCACGGTACCCAAACCGCCTTCACAGACCTCCACAAAA AAAGGGCTGAAGCGCAAGCTAGACGGCGCCGCAGATTTCGCCACAGCGGCCATAACCGGTCTGAGACGTGAAAGCGAGGACCGGGGAGAGGACTCGCCAGGACAAGAACCGGAGCAGCTCCAGTATTGCAACAACATCCTGAAGGAACTGCTTTCCAAGAAATGCCAGGCCTACGCCTGGCCTTTCTACAAGCCCGTCGACGCTGAAGCGCTGCAGCTCCACGATTACCACCACATCATCAAGTACCCCATGGATCTGAGCACCGTGAAG GAAAAAATGGACAGAGGAGAGTACCAGGACGCACAAGGCTTTGCTGCAGACGTTAGGCTCATTTTTTCCAATTGCTACAAATACAACCCGCCGCATCATGACGTGGTCACTAAGGCCATACAACTTCAG GGTGTGTTCGAGAAGAGGTTTGCAAAGATGCCAGACGTGCCGGTGGAGCTGCCATCGCCAGCCAAGAGTGCAGCTTTTAGAGGAGACAACTTGGACAAACCGGACGTGGCGGATGAGCGGGACAAACCCACCCGACTTGCTGAGGTCCAAGAACAG CTCTCTGCGTACTGTGAAGTCTCTGCTCTTCCaccaaagaagaaaaacaaaaaggacaagAAAGAGGACGGCATGCATCATCAAGGCCATGCGAATTACAACTCCAG GGCAAGCGAAGTCTGGGATTTGGGTGACGAAACTTTGCAAATGACGTACGACGAGAAGCAACAGCTGAGCCTCGACATCAACCGGTTGCCCGGCTTGAAGCTGGGCCGCGTGGTGCACATCATCCAGAGACGGGAGCCCTCGACGCGCGATCCCAACGCCAACCCCAACGAGATCGAGATCGACTTCGAGACACTGAAGCCGGCCACTCTGCGCGAGCTGCAGCAATACGTGAAGTCTTGTCTGTATAAGAAGTTCAAGAAATTTCAAA AGAAAAGCAGTCACGCCGCGTCCCATCCCGTCAGCTGCAGCACTTCTTCAGAATCCGCCGCCTGCACCTCCAGTGACTCCAGTTCGGAAAACAGTGACTCGTGA
- the LOC117740295 gene encoding bromodomain-containing protein 3-like isoform X1 yields the protein MSAEPDPSRFANPLPPAVTNPNGPVRRTNQLHYMQNVVIKSLWRHQFAWPFHQPVDAVALGLPDYHKIITSPMDLGTIKKRLENDYYCNAGDCMQDFNTMFTNCYIYNKPTDDIVLMALAVEKVFLQKVSQMPQREVESFPHAAKGKGKKSSTPEIGFPAATPTTQPSLSDTPSSSSTVPKPPSQTSTKKKGLKRKLDGAADFATAAITGLRRESEDRGEDSPGQEPEQLQYCNNILKELLSKKCQAYAWPFYKPVDAEALQLHDYHHIIKYPMDLSTVKEKMDRGEYQDAQGFAADVRLIFSNCYKYNPPHHDVVTKAIQLQGVFEKRFAKMPDVPVELPSPAKSAAFRGDNLDKPDVADERDKPTRLAEVQEQLSAYCEVSALPPKKKNKKDKKEDGMHHQGHANYNSRASEVWDLGDETLQMTYDEKQQLSLDINRLPGLKLGRVVHIIQRREPSTRDPNANPNEIEIDFETLKPATLRELQQYVKSCLYKKFKKFQKKSSHAASHPVSCSTSSESAACTSSDSSSENSDS from the exons ATGTCCGCAGAGCCGGACCCATCGCGGTTTGCGAACCCGCTGCCTCCCGCGGTCACCAATCCTAACGGGCCAGTCCGGAGGACCAACCAGCTGCACTACATGCAGAATGTCGTGATCAAATCCCTGTGGCGGCACCAGTTCGCTTGGCCTTTCCACCAGCCGGTTGATGCAGTCGCTCTTGGGCTCCCA GATTATCATAAGATCATAACATCTCCCATGGACCTGGGAACCATCAAGAAACGACTGGAGAACGACTACTACTGTAATGCGGGCGACTGCATGCAGGACTTCAACACCATGTTCACCAACTGCTACATATACAACAAG CCCACAGACGACATTGTGCTGATGGCGCTCGCCGTGGAAAAGGTTTTCTTACAAAAAGTTTCCCAGATGCCGCAGAGGGAAGTGGAGAGTTTTCCCCACGCCGCCAAAGGGAAGGGCAAAAAAAGTAGCACCCCAG AAATTGGGTTTCCTGCTGCGACGCCCACAACTCAGCCGAGCCTCAGCGACACGCCCTCCAGCTCATCCACGGTACCCAAACCGCCTTCACAGACCTCCACAAAA AAGAAAGGGCTGAAGCGCAAGCTAGACGGCGCCGCAGATTTCGCCACAGCGGCCATAACCGGTCTGAGACGTGAAAGCGAGGACCGGGGAGAGGACTCGCCAGGACAAGAACCGGAGCAGCTCCAGTATTGCAACAACATCCTGAAGGAACTGCTTTCCAAGAAATGCCAGGCCTACGCCTGGCCTTTCTACAAGCCCGTCGACGCTGAAGCGCTGCAGCTCCACGATTACCACCACATCATCAAGTACCCCATGGATCTGAGCACCGTGAAG GAAAAAATGGACAGAGGAGAGTACCAGGACGCACAAGGCTTTGCTGCAGACGTTAGGCTCATTTTTTCCAATTGCTACAAATACAACCCGCCGCATCATGACGTGGTCACTAAGGCCATACAACTTCAG GGTGTGTTCGAGAAGAGGTTTGCAAAGATGCCAGACGTGCCGGTGGAGCTGCCATCGCCAGCCAAGAGTGCAGCTTTTAGAGGAGACAACTTGGACAAACCGGACGTGGCGGATGAGCGGGACAAACCCACCCGACTTGCTGAGGTCCAAGAACAG CTCTCTGCGTACTGTGAAGTCTCTGCTCTTCCaccaaagaagaaaaacaaaaaggacaagAAAGAGGACGGCATGCATCATCAAGGCCATGCGAATTACAACTCCAG GGCAAGCGAAGTCTGGGATTTGGGTGACGAAACTTTGCAAATGACGTACGACGAGAAGCAACAGCTGAGCCTCGACATCAACCGGTTGCCCGGCTTGAAGCTGGGCCGCGTGGTGCACATCATCCAGAGACGGGAGCCCTCGACGCGCGATCCCAACGCCAACCCCAACGAGATCGAGATCGACTTCGAGACACTGAAGCCGGCCACTCTGCGCGAGCTGCAGCAATACGTGAAGTCTTGTCTGTATAAGAAGTTCAAGAAATTTCAAA AGAAAAGCAGTCACGCCGCGTCCCATCCCGTCAGCTGCAGCACTTCTTCAGAATCCGCCGCCTGCACCTCCAGTGACTCCAGTTCGGAAAACAGTGACTCGTGA